The Ornithinimicrobium faecis genome includes a window with the following:
- a CDS encoding MATE family efflux transporter, giving the protein MATGGNDVRSDIRHIGWVALPLYLSMIVVSLSALVNTAALGRFGTAALAAFAVTVAIYFPAMAAVSGAVRGVMPFVASAADDPDRLRRVVRDGTWLSVLVGVLGAGAVAGVPLLARVTGVPESTVEQLGSFPLLMAAGVLLNSFGSMATSCLVALGRSTVVMYAGLLGAACTAVLSPLLVNGAGLGLQGAGISLLIANLAIASVTTIGLRRHLGVGFAAVLSGRSRLADLLELARVGIPMAATVLVKFGVLGAVAFAAALVSTTAAAAHSIATALVSTTFTAAVAIGQATIPLLSWRAERGERPGVLRGVVAGLITALGTLAVIGIAILVLRDQVVSLFTSDPVVTSAMTGLVVIVVLVILGDGAQAILGFGLTGLKRSTPSFLVFAVVYGVLALLVVPVARTGGLTGLWVALAVANLVVALGQAVAFRWVWSRLPEVPSH; this is encoded by the coding sequence GTGGCCACGGGGGGCAACGACGTCCGGTCCGACATCAGGCACATCGGGTGGGTGGCGCTGCCGCTCTATCTGTCGATGATCGTGGTGTCGCTGAGTGCGTTGGTCAACACGGCGGCCCTCGGGCGGTTCGGCACGGCGGCGCTGGCGGCTTTCGCGGTGACCGTCGCGATCTATTTCCCCGCGATGGCTGCTGTGTCGGGGGCGGTGCGCGGGGTGATGCCGTTCGTCGCCTCGGCCGCGGACGACCCGGATCGGCTGCGGCGCGTGGTGCGCGACGGCACCTGGTTGTCGGTCCTGGTCGGCGTCCTGGGTGCTGGGGCGGTCGCCGGTGTGCCCCTGCTGGCTCGGGTCACCGGCGTGCCGGAGTCCACCGTGGAGCAGTTGGGGTCCTTCCCGCTGCTGATGGCGGCCGGTGTGCTCCTCAACTCCTTCGGGTCCATGGCCACCTCCTGCCTCGTCGCCCTGGGGCGCAGCACGGTCGTGATGTATGCCGGCCTGCTGGGGGCAGCGTGCACGGCCGTGCTGTCGCCGCTGCTGGTCAACGGGGCGGGCCTGGGGCTGCAGGGCGCCGGCATCTCCCTGCTGATCGCGAACCTGGCCATTGCGTCGGTGACCACGATCGGCCTGCGGCGGCACCTGGGCGTTGGCTTCGCCGCCGTGCTGTCCGGCAGGTCCCGACTCGCCGACCTGCTCGAACTCGCCCGGGTCGGGATCCCGATGGCTGCCACGGTCCTGGTGAAGTTCGGGGTGTTGGGCGCCGTCGCCTTCGCCGCCGCGCTCGTGAGCACGACGGCGGCCGCTGCCCATAGCATCGCCACCGCCCTGGTGAGCACCACCTTCACGGCCGCGGTGGCGATCGGGCAGGCGACCATCCCGCTGCTGAGCTGGCGGGCCGAGCGCGGTGAGCGACCCGGTGTGCTCCGGGGCGTGGTGGCCGGCCTGATCACCGCGCTCGGCACCCTGGCAGTGATCGGCATCGCGATCCTGGTGCTGCGCGACCAGGTGGTCTCGCTGTTCACCTCCGACCCGGTCGTGACCTCGGCGATGACGGGCCTGGTGGTGATCGTGGTGCTGGTGATCCTGGGCGACGGCGCCCAGGCGATCCTCGGCTTCGGCCTGACCGGTCTGAAACGGTCCACCCCGAGCTTCCTCGTCTTCGCCGTGGTCTATGGCGTCCTCGCGCTGCTCGTGGTTCCCGTCGCCAGGACGGGTGGGCTCACGGGCCTGTGGGTGGCACTGGCCGTCGCCAACCTCGTGGTCGCGCTGGGCCAGGCCGTCGCTTTCCGCTGGGTGTGGTCCCGCCTCCCGGAAGTGCCGAGTCACTGA
- a CDS encoding glycoside hydrolase family 3 protein, whose product MSELESAARAVLLAGFAGPAVPSWLPRDLDQGLGGVCLYGNNVAPGHDLADLSRKLRDLAPTAVLAVDEEGGDVTRLHATTGSPYAGPSVLGRLDSPSVTRAVAAGIGAELADAGIWLDLAPCADVNSDPLNPVIGTRSFGADPALVARHTVAFVEGLASSGVAASVKHFPGHGDTRTDSHHGLPTVRASREVLVERELVPFQAAVEAGAATVMTSHVVLEALDAHRPATFSPIVLNDVLRADLGFAGVIVTDALNMAGAQDGTGIPGAAVRALVAGADLLCLGPDTGAGASLVPPVVSAITRAVREGVLAEQRLLEAADRVKRLRATWTDRTGAQDLAAASPASTATIDAARAASAQAVDAAVAAITPMPRARVIQLETTSSPAIGSTQWGLPSQLGHQPIRLGPADLATTPTPQGPVLIVVRGVTADEQVWRWVQDVMNSNPEARLAELGWPDPQLQHQDWSQRVIATLGSSTASTDALARALGWSSLGWSS is encoded by the coding sequence ATGAGCGAGCTCGAGTCGGCTGCCCGCGCCGTCCTGCTCGCCGGCTTCGCGGGGCCAGCGGTGCCCTCTTGGCTGCCCCGGGATCTGGACCAGGGGCTGGGCGGGGTGTGCCTGTATGGCAACAATGTCGCGCCCGGCCACGACCTGGCCGACCTCTCCCGGAAGCTGCGGGACCTCGCCCCGACCGCGGTGCTCGCGGTCGATGAGGAGGGCGGCGACGTCACCCGGTTGCACGCCACGACCGGCAGCCCGTATGCCGGACCCTCCGTCCTCGGACGCCTGGACTCTCCCTCGGTCACCCGGGCAGTGGCCGCCGGGATCGGCGCCGAGTTGGCCGATGCGGGCATCTGGCTCGACCTGGCGCCGTGTGCCGACGTCAACTCCGACCCGCTCAACCCGGTCATCGGCACCCGCAGCTTTGGCGCCGACCCGGCTCTGGTGGCCCGGCACACCGTGGCCTTCGTCGAGGGGCTGGCCTCCTCAGGTGTCGCGGCGAGCGTGAAGCACTTCCCGGGTCACGGCGACACCCGCACGGACTCCCACCACGGGTTGCCCACCGTGCGGGCCAGCCGTGAGGTGCTGGTGGAGCGTGAGCTGGTCCCCTTCCAGGCGGCGGTCGAGGCAGGAGCCGCCACGGTGATGACCTCGCACGTCGTGCTGGAAGCCCTCGATGCGCACCGGCCCGCGACGTTCAGCCCGATCGTGCTCAACGATGTCCTGCGCGCAGACCTGGGCTTTGCGGGCGTGATTGTCACCGACGCCCTCAACATGGCAGGCGCCCAGGACGGTACCGGCATCCCCGGGGCAGCGGTGCGCGCCCTCGTCGCCGGGGCAGACCTGCTGTGCCTCGGGCCGGACACCGGTGCTGGCGCGAGCCTGGTGCCGCCCGTGGTCTCTGCGATCACGCGTGCGGTGCGCGAGGGCGTCCTCGCCGAGCAGCGGCTGCTTGAGGCTGCTGACCGGGTGAAACGGTTGCGCGCCACCTGGACCGACCGGACCGGAGCACAGGACCTGGCGGCCGCGAGCCCAGCCTCCACCGCCACGATCGACGCCGCCCGGGCGGCGTCTGCGCAGGCCGTGGACGCAGCGGTCGCTGCCATCACGCCGATGCCACGCGCCCGCGTGATCCAGCTCGAGACCACGAGCAGCCCCGCCATCGGTTCGACCCAGTGGGGTCTGCCGAGTCAGCTGGGGCACCAGCCGATCCGGCTCGGACCGGCCGACCTCGCCACGACGCCCACCCCGCAGGGGCCGGTGCTCATCGTGGTCCGCGGAGTCACCGCCGACGAGCAGGTGTGGCGGTGGGTCCAGGACGTGATGAACAGCAATCCGGAGGCTCGGCTCGCTGAGCTGGGATGGCCGGATCCGCAACTGCAGCACCAGGACTGGAGTCAGCGAGTCATCGCCACGCTCGGATCCTCCACGGCCTCCACCGACGCCCTGGCCAGGGCCCTGGGTTGGTCGTCATTGGGGTGGTCCTCATGA
- a CDS encoding heavy metal translocating P-type ATPase: MSAAPAPENVGRPVELMIGGMTCASCAMRVEKKLNKLDGVTASVNYATEKAQVSVPEGTDVAALIAEVEKTGYTAALPRTEVSTAREDEGEEVDPELTALRHRLIGSVLLSVPVIAMSMIPALQLTYWQWASLTLTAPVVVWAAWPFHKAAWTNLRHGAATMDTLISVGTGAAFLWSLYALFLGTAGVPGVTHPFELTVAPTDGAANIYLEVAAGVTMFILAGRYFEKRSKRQAGAALRALLEMGAKDVAVLRDGVETRIPTADLAAGDEFVVRPGEKIATDGVIVTGSSAVDASMLTGESVPVEVTVGDAVTGATVNAGGRLVVRATRVGADTQLAQMAQMVEDAQSGKAEIQRLADRISGVFVPIAIAIAVAALGAWIGAGFPLSAAFTAAVAVLIIACPCALGLATPTALLVGTGRGAQLGILIKGPEVLESTRKIDTVVLDKTGTVTTGKMTLTDVITEPGTDRATLLRLAGALENSSEHPIAQAIAKGAVQEVGDLPDPEDFSNVEGKGVQGIVEGHAVLVGRDSLLADWSQHLSADLASAKAAAESQGKTAVAVGWDGQARGVLVVADTVKPTSAQAIRQLTALGLTPVLLTGDNTAVAQQIAAEVGIEQVIAEVLPQDKVDVITALQAEGKVVAMVGDGVNDAAALAQADLGLAMGTGTDVAIQAADITLVRGDLRSAADAIRLSRKTLGTIKTNLFWAFAYNTAAIPLAALGLLNPMLAGAAMAFSSVFVVGNSLRLRSFKSRIDTTAAPAAAPSPRTASPVSVGCTPLSTPPKRRPDHDRHHGSCHHRR; this comes from the coding sequence ATGTCTGCAGCGCCAGCCCCGGAGAATGTGGGACGGCCCGTCGAGTTGATGATCGGCGGAATGACCTGCGCGTCGTGCGCGATGCGGGTTGAGAAGAAGCTCAACAAGCTCGACGGCGTCACGGCCTCGGTGAACTACGCCACGGAGAAGGCCCAGGTCAGTGTCCCGGAGGGCACTGATGTCGCAGCCCTGATCGCCGAGGTCGAGAAGACCGGTTACACCGCCGCTCTGCCGAGGACGGAGGTGTCGACTGCCCGGGAGGACGAGGGTGAGGAGGTCGACCCGGAGCTGACGGCGCTGCGCCACCGGCTCATCGGCTCCGTCCTGCTCTCGGTGCCGGTCATCGCGATGTCGATGATCCCGGCCCTGCAGCTCACATACTGGCAGTGGGCGTCCCTGACGCTGACCGCGCCCGTGGTGGTGTGGGCTGCCTGGCCGTTCCACAAGGCGGCGTGGACGAACCTGCGCCACGGTGCGGCGACGATGGACACGCTCATCTCGGTGGGCACGGGCGCGGCTTTCCTGTGGTCCTTGTATGCCCTCTTCCTCGGCACTGCCGGGGTCCCTGGCGTGACGCACCCCTTTGAGTTGACGGTGGCACCGACCGATGGTGCTGCCAACATCTATCTCGAGGTCGCCGCCGGGGTCACGATGTTCATCCTGGCCGGGCGCTATTTTGAGAAGCGCTCCAAGCGGCAGGCCGGCGCGGCACTGCGTGCCCTGTTGGAGATGGGCGCCAAGGACGTCGCGGTGCTCCGCGACGGCGTCGAGACTCGCATCCCCACCGCAGACCTGGCGGCCGGCGACGAGTTCGTTGTGCGCCCCGGCGAGAAGATCGCCACCGACGGTGTCATCGTGACCGGCAGCTCCGCAGTCGACGCCTCGATGCTCACTGGTGAGTCGGTGCCGGTCGAGGTCACCGTCGGTGACGCGGTCACCGGCGCCACGGTCAACGCCGGTGGCCGCCTCGTGGTGCGCGCCACCCGCGTCGGCGCCGACACGCAGTTGGCGCAGATGGCTCAGATGGTGGAGGACGCGCAGTCCGGCAAGGCCGAGATCCAGCGCCTGGCCGACCGGATCTCCGGGGTCTTCGTGCCGATCGCGATCGCCATCGCCGTGGCTGCCCTGGGCGCCTGGATCGGTGCTGGATTCCCGCTCAGTGCCGCGTTCACGGCCGCCGTGGCCGTGCTGATCATCGCCTGCCCGTGCGCGCTGGGCCTGGCCACGCCGACCGCGCTGCTCGTCGGCACGGGACGGGGGGCTCAGCTGGGCATCCTCATCAAGGGCCCCGAGGTCCTGGAGTCCACCCGCAAGATCGACACCGTGGTGCTCGACAAGACCGGCACCGTGACCACCGGCAAGATGACGCTGACCGATGTCATCACCGAACCAGGCACCGACCGGGCCACGTTGCTGCGCCTGGCCGGCGCGCTGGAGAACTCCTCCGAGCACCCCATCGCCCAGGCCATCGCCAAGGGGGCCGTCCAGGAGGTCGGCGACCTCCCGGACCCCGAGGACTTCAGCAACGTTGAGGGCAAGGGTGTCCAGGGCATCGTCGAGGGCCACGCGGTCCTCGTCGGTCGCGACTCACTCCTCGCCGACTGGTCACAGCACCTCAGCGCAGACCTCGCGTCGGCCAAGGCCGCCGCGGAATCCCAGGGCAAGACGGCTGTCGCGGTCGGCTGGGATGGTCAGGCTCGCGGCGTGCTGGTGGTGGCCGACACGGTCAAACCCACCAGTGCGCAGGCGATCCGTCAACTCACGGCCCTCGGGCTGACCCCGGTGCTGCTCACCGGCGACAACACGGCGGTCGCTCAGCAGATTGCCGCAGAGGTCGGCATCGAGCAGGTCATCGCCGAGGTCCTGCCCCAGGACAAGGTCGACGTCATCACCGCGCTGCAGGCCGAGGGCAAGGTCGTCGCGATGGTTGGCGACGGAGTCAACGACGCCGCAGCGCTGGCCCAGGCCGACCTCGGTCTGGCCATGGGCACCGGCACCGACGTCGCGATCCAGGCTGCCGACATCACCCTCGTGCGCGGTGACCTGCGCAGCGCCGCAGACGCGATCCGCCTGTCCCGCAAGACCCTGGGCACCATCAAGACCAACCTGTTCTGGGCGTTCGCCTACAACACGGCCGCGATCCCACTGGCCGCCCTGGGCCTACTCAACCCCATGCTCGCCGGGGCAGCCATGGCCTTCTCCAGCGTCTTCGTCGTCGGCAACAGCCTGCGACTGCGCTCCTTCAAGAGCAGGATCGACACCACAGCCGCCCCGGCCGCAGCGCCGAGCCCTCGCACGGCTTCGCCAGTCAGCGTCGGATGCACCCCACTCAGCACACCCCCGAAACGGAGACCAGATCATGACCGCCACCACGGAAGCTGTCATCACCGGCGTTGA
- a CDS encoding ROK family protein, protein MSVRLGIDIGGTWIDAAAVEVTSSTHRVLAQRAVRTTSGPEGVLAGLRSAYELVRAELGDVPVDGVGIGVPGIVTGGSVTHAVNLGIGGRPLDLAAAARELTSAPVLVENDVKAAAWGASRWLGSASGAGQDLALLNVGTGLAAGLVLDGVLRRGSRGLAGEIGHLVIDRTGPPCPCGKRGCLELYASGGGLARRWTGSAGELMAAAELGDTLAQTVRDDLVVGLAQAVRILVQATDVAEVVLAGGVVTSTPALQAALLAALRDHGDSGFERMLAVHERVRWLPEDYPAGSVGAALLSQVGSAPGDLVDTAPA, encoded by the coding sequence ATGAGTGTGCGCCTCGGGATCGACATCGGCGGAACCTGGATCGACGCCGCCGCGGTCGAGGTGACCTCCAGCACCCACCGGGTGCTCGCGCAGCGCGCGGTCCGGACCACCAGCGGACCGGAGGGTGTGCTGGCAGGTCTGCGCTCGGCATACGAGCTGGTCCGTGCGGAGCTGGGTGACGTGCCCGTGGACGGGGTGGGCATCGGTGTGCCGGGGATCGTCACCGGTGGCAGCGTCACGCACGCCGTCAACCTCGGCATCGGTGGTCGGCCACTCGACCTGGCCGCTGCCGCAAGGGAACTCACGTCGGCGCCGGTCCTCGTGGAGAACGACGTCAAGGCCGCCGCCTGGGGTGCCTCCCGATGGTTGGGCAGCGCCTCCGGTGCGGGGCAGGACCTGGCACTGCTCAACGTCGGCACCGGCCTGGCCGCTGGTCTCGTGCTCGACGGTGTGCTGCGGCGCGGGAGCCGCGGTCTGGCCGGGGAGATCGGCCACCTGGTCATCGACCGCACCGGACCGCCGTGCCCGTGCGGCAAGCGTGGCTGTCTTGAGCTGTATGCCTCCGGAGGGGGGCTGGCGCGGCGCTGGACGGGCTCGGCCGGGGAGCTGATGGCTGCCGCGGAGCTCGGCGACACCCTGGCCCAGACCGTGCGGGACGATCTGGTCGTTGGCCTCGCGCAGGCAGTGCGGATCCTGGTGCAGGCCACCGATGTTGCCGAGGTCGTCCTCGCCGGAGGTGTCGTGACCTCCACGCCCGCGCTCCAGGCCGCCCTGCTGGCCGCGCTGAGGGATCACGGTGACTCCGGGTTCGAGCGGATGCTCGCCGTGCACGAGCGGGTGCGGTGGCTGCCGGAGGACTATCCCGCCGGCTCCGTCGGCGCAGCGCTGCTGTCCCAGGTCGGCTCTGCGCCAGGTGATCTGGTGGACACCGCGCCCGCGTGA
- a CDS encoding heavy-metal-associated domain-containing protein, which translates to MEQREYQVTGMTCGHCESSVREEVGQIVGVEGIEVSASSGRLVLSTTEPVDDAAVLAAVDEAGYQAARV; encoded by the coding sequence ATGGAGCAGCGTGAGTACCAGGTGACGGGCATGACGTGCGGGCACTGCGAGTCGTCCGTGCGCGAGGAGGTCGGTCAGATCGTTGGTGTTGAGGGCATCGAGGTGAGCGCGTCCAGCGGTCGTCTCGTGCTGAGCACCACCGAGCCGGTCGACGACGCGGCGGTGCTGGCCGCGGTGGACGAGGCGGGTTATCAGGCGGCGCGGGTCTGA
- a CDS encoding nuclease-related domain-containing DEAD/DEAH box helicase: protein MTARLVPPDPAFTTQSEAVVWEALCTQLDDDCVLMANLRLVGDGGDHEIDLMALIPDAGIVVIEVKGATVSQDAQGQWQVRSKEGTRRIDPAGQLARGKYALREFIEADPRWGRTRVRWGHALVIPYTAVDDDFATPELPRSIIHGRDDLPRLADRLRAQLRQQETGHRVPKDRDIEDLLTIWRGRRHVEASIVAEAEEREATNNAQLTQEQAMLLRVTRLLNRVDIRGGAGSGKTVLALTQAKELTRGSGTEGRPSQRVALLCYSLGLATYLQREVDVVKRKHRPAYVGTFHGLGRLWGAPDGDRDDSPFWEEELPALMLELAQGLPEKEKFDAIVVDEAQDFATSWWAPLLAALRDPDEGGLYIYSDEKQRLFERFGRPPIELVPLVLDHNLRNTKQIAGAFEPLAPARMRQLGGDGPEVTFIPTTADEAVDVADDQVDQLLDAGWEPRHVALITTQSRHPQQIELTEHRGQEGYWASFWDADEVFYGNVLGCKGMERRAVVLCINSDATARAAERLYVGMSRATDQLVVVGDPAWVREVGGYEVARKLGLP from the coding sequence GTGACAGCTCGGCTCGTCCCGCCAGATCCCGCGTTCACCACCCAGTCCGAGGCAGTGGTCTGGGAGGCGCTGTGCACACAGTTGGACGACGATTGCGTGCTGATGGCGAACCTACGTCTGGTCGGCGACGGCGGGGACCACGAGATCGACCTGATGGCACTGATCCCGGACGCGGGCATCGTGGTCATCGAGGTCAAGGGCGCCACCGTCTCCCAGGACGCCCAGGGCCAGTGGCAGGTGCGCAGCAAGGAGGGCACGCGCAGGATCGATCCGGCCGGGCAACTGGCGCGCGGCAAATATGCCCTGCGGGAGTTCATCGAGGCGGATCCGCGGTGGGGGCGCACGCGGGTGCGCTGGGGGCATGCCCTCGTCATCCCCTACACGGCGGTCGATGACGACTTCGCGACCCCCGAGCTCCCGCGCTCCATCATCCACGGTCGCGACGACCTGCCGCGGCTCGCGGACCGGCTGCGTGCACAGCTGCGCCAGCAGGAGACGGGGCACCGGGTGCCCAAGGACAGGGACATCGAGGACCTGCTGACCATCTGGCGGGGACGGCGCCACGTCGAGGCCTCGATCGTGGCCGAGGCGGAGGAGCGGGAGGCAACCAACAACGCCCAGCTCACCCAGGAGCAGGCCATGCTGCTGCGGGTGACCCGCCTGCTCAACCGGGTGGACATCCGCGGCGGGGCAGGCAGCGGCAAGACGGTGCTGGCGCTGACCCAGGCCAAGGAACTCACCCGGGGCAGCGGCACGGAGGGGCGACCGTCCCAGCGCGTGGCCCTGCTCTGCTACTCGCTCGGGCTGGCGACCTATCTGCAGCGCGAGGTGGACGTGGTCAAGCGAAAGCACCGTCCTGCCTACGTTGGCACCTTCCACGGTCTCGGTCGGCTCTGGGGTGCACCCGACGGAGACCGGGATGACAGTCCCTTCTGGGAGGAGGAACTGCCGGCGCTCATGCTCGAGCTGGCCCAGGGGCTGCCCGAGAAGGAGAAGTTCGACGCGATCGTGGTCGATGAGGCGCAGGACTTTGCGACCTCGTGGTGGGCCCCCCTGCTCGCGGCGCTGCGTGACCCGGACGAGGGCGGTCTGTATATCTACTCCGACGAGAAGCAGCGTCTCTTCGAGCGCTTCGGGCGCCCGCCGATCGAGCTCGTGCCCCTGGTGCTCGACCACAATCTGCGCAACACCAAACAGATCGCTGGCGCCTTCGAACCGTTGGCCCCGGCACGGATGCGACAGCTCGGTGGCGACGGACCCGAGGTGACCTTCATCCCCACCACTGCCGACGAGGCCGTCGACGTGGCCGACGACCAGGTCGACCAACTGCTCGACGCGGGCTGGGAGCCGCGGCACGTCGCGCTGATCACCACCCAGTCCCGTCACCCCCAGCAGATCGAGCTCACGGAGCACCGTGGGCAGGAGGGCTACTGGGCCAGCTTCTGGGACGCCGATGAGGTCTTCTACGGCAACGTCCTGGGCTGCAAGGGGATGGAACGGCGCGCGGTCGTGCTCTGCATCAACTCCGATGCCACCGCTCGGGCCGCGGAGCGGCTCTACGTCGGGATGTCCCGGGCCACGGACCAGCTCGTCGTGGTCGGTGACCCGGCCTGGGTCCGCGAGGTCGGTGGCTACGAGGTCGCCCGCAAACTCGGCCTGCCCTGA
- a CDS encoding carbohydrate ABC transporter permease produces the protein MSQVTTAAPVDSVQQSPAPTRRRRRTGGAYWFLLPAIVLLLVAEGYPLVRQVIMSFQEFGRAQQFGAPPEWVGLENYRVLFADPQMWAVVARSLAFCLVAVGLTMLIGTAFALVMMRVDRTPRVLLQISMLLCWAMPVIAAMTAWQWLFDTRYGLVNWLLTNLGVGDFTRHNWLIEPLSFFLVATIIVVWMSVPFVAFTAYAALTQVPEEALEAGQIDGANAWQRWRFIIYPSIRPALTIVLMLQIVWDLRVFAQIHYLQGIGGVPSETHLLGTYIYTLGVGQSEYGMASAFALFVLVLTLALTAHYVRSLLREES, from the coding sequence ATGAGCCAGGTGACGACTGCTGCGCCTGTTGACAGCGTGCAGCAGAGCCCGGCGCCAACGCGTCGGCGGCGTCGGACTGGCGGGGCCTACTGGTTCCTGCTCCCGGCGATCGTGCTGCTGCTCGTGGCCGAGGGTTATCCGCTGGTGCGGCAGGTCATCATGTCGTTCCAGGAGTTCGGGCGCGCCCAGCAGTTCGGGGCACCGCCGGAGTGGGTCGGACTCGAGAACTACCGCGTGCTGTTCGCCGACCCGCAGATGTGGGCGGTCGTGGCCCGCTCGCTCGCCTTCTGCCTGGTCGCGGTCGGCCTCACGATGCTCATCGGCACCGCCTTCGCGCTCGTCATGATGCGGGTCGACCGCACCCCACGGGTGCTCCTGCAGATCAGCATGCTGCTGTGCTGGGCGATGCCGGTGATCGCGGCGATGACCGCGTGGCAGTGGCTGTTCGACACGCGCTATGGCCTGGTCAACTGGCTGCTGACCAACCTCGGCGTGGGTGACTTCACCCGGCACAACTGGCTGATCGAGCCGCTGTCCTTCTTCCTGGTCGCCACGATCATCGTGGTCTGGATGAGCGTGCCGTTCGTGGCGTTCACCGCCTATGCCGCCCTCACCCAGGTGCCGGAGGAGGCCCTCGAGGCCGGTCAGATCGACGGCGCCAACGCCTGGCAGCGGTGGCGCTTCATCATCTATCCCTCGATCCGCCCCGCACTGACGATCGTGCTGATGCTGCAGATCGTGTGGGACCTGCGCGTCTTCGCCCAGATCCACTATCTGCAGGGCATCGGCGGCGTCCCGAGCGAGACCCACCTGCTGGGCACCTACATCTACACCCTCGGCGTCGGCCAGAGTGAATACGGCATGGCCTCGGCCTTTGCCCTCTTCGTGCTCGTGCTCACCCTCGCGCTGACCGCCCACTATGTGCGCAGCCTGCTCCGGGAGGAGTCCTGA
- a CDS encoding carbohydrate ABC transporter permease, with protein sequence MSRTTKRRLWGGVAIAIALAWIFPVYWVLNGAFQPVEALRSPTPSFIPTDFTLAAFDRAIDEQFWASLRLSLSVTLICVALAVVCAFVAAVAISRFRFRGRVSFIIVVLTIQMIPPEALFISQYRMLNDWSLYNTVGGLSLLYIAAVLPFTVWLLRGFVDGIPVELEEAAMVDGCSRVRAFFTITFPLLAPGLIASGVFAFLQAWNEYTLAVVVMEPDNRTLPLWLRGMTTVSNEAIDWPAVMAGSVLVALPVIIFFLIVQTKMTQGLVSGAVKG encoded by the coding sequence ATGAGCCGCACCACCAAGCGCCGCCTGTGGGGCGGCGTGGCCATCGCCATCGCCCTGGCCTGGATCTTCCCCGTCTACTGGGTCCTCAACGGCGCCTTCCAACCGGTCGAGGCCCTGCGCTCGCCGACCCCGTCCTTCATCCCCACCGACTTCACCCTTGCAGCCTTCGACCGGGCCATCGACGAGCAGTTCTGGGCCTCGTTGCGGCTGAGCCTGTCGGTCACCCTCATCTGTGTCGCGCTCGCCGTCGTGTGTGCGTTCGTCGCCGCGGTCGCGATCTCCCGGTTCCGGTTCCGCGGCCGGGTCAGTTTCATCATCGTGGTGCTGACTATCCAGATGATCCCGCCGGAGGCCCTGTTCATCAGCCAATACCGGATGCTCAACGACTGGAGTCTCTACAACACGGTCGGCGGTCTGTCGCTGCTCTATATCGCCGCCGTCCTGCCATTCACCGTCTGGCTGCTGCGCGGGTTCGTCGACGGCATCCCGGTGGAGCTTGAGGAGGCCGCGATGGTGGACGGCTGCAGCCGCGTGCGCGCCTTCTTCACGATCACCTTCCCGCTGCTGGCCCCCGGCCTGATCGCCAGCGGCGTCTTCGCGTTCCTGCAGGCGTGGAACGAATACACCCTCGCGGTCGTGGTGATGGAGCCGGACAACCGCACGCTGCCGCTGTGGCTGCGCGGCATGACCACCGTGTCCAACGAGGCGATCGACTGGCCCGCCGTCATGGCCGGCTCGGTGCTCGTGGCGCTGCCGGTCATCATCTTCTTCCTGATCGTGCAGACCAAGATGACCCAGGGTCTGGTCTCCGGGGCGGTGAAGGGATGA
- a CDS encoding metal-sensitive transcriptional regulator produces MTATTEAVITGVEADANAPETGGHEAHAGHGYITDKARYLARLKRIEGQARGIHRMVDEEQYCIDILTQVSALTSALQGVALGLLDDHLAHCVVDAARAGGQDAEDKMKEASDAIARLVRS; encoded by the coding sequence ATGACCGCCACCACGGAAGCTGTCATCACCGGCGTTGAGGCTGACGCTAACGCGCCCGAAACCGGCGGGCACGAGGCTCACGCTGGACACGGCTACATCACCGACAAAGCCCGCTACCTGGCACGGCTGAAGCGCATCGAGGGGCAAGCCCGTGGGATCCACCGGATGGTCGACGAGGAGCAATACTGCATCGACATCCTCACCCAGGTCAGTGCCCTGACCAGCGCGCTGCAGGGCGTGGCCCTCGGACTGCTCGACGACCACCTCGCGCACTGCGTGGTCGACGCAGCCAGGGCCGGCGGCCAGGACGCGGAGGACAAGATGAAGGAAGCCTCGGACGCCATCGCACGGCTCGTCCGCTCCTGA